The stretch of DNA TTTTTTATAGAATGCGGGAAAGGAACTTATATTAGATCTATAGCGAAAGATTTTGGAAAAGAAATAGGAATTGGTTCATATCTTCTTTCTTTAAGAAGAGAACGTATAGGAAACTATACTATTAAGAGCTCTAAATATAAATTATTAAATTTATCAAAAGAATTTGTATGTTATTTATTAAATTTTATATTTTTTATACCATATATTAAATTTTTCATAAGATTCTTCATTTGTTAATGCTCCTTTCTTAACACCTTCTAACAAATGCTTTTTAAGTAAAACTCCATTTTTAGAAAAAATAGATCTTACTGTTTCTGTAGGTCGTGCTCCTTTCATTAACCATGAAACTGCGTTATTCATTTTTAATACAGTAGATGGTGGATCTGCATGAGGATTATATGTTCCCAGCTTCTCTATAAATTTCCCATCTCTAGGAGCACGAGAATCTGCTACAACTATATGATAAATTGGTTTATGTTTTTTTCCAATTCTTTTTAAACGTATTTTAACGGACATAATTATAATTAATTAAACTTTAAAAAAAAATTGACTTAAAAAGTCTATCATTTGTCTTCTACTATGGAAGAAACTAACTTAAATTTAGACATAAATATAATGTTTTTGAAAAAAAAATGGTATATATTTACATTTTTCATAGACCCGTTGTGTAACGGTAGCACAGCAGATTTTGGTTCTGTTAGTTGGGGTTCGAGTCCCTACGGGTCTGTTGCCTTACCTGCTTGTTACGTATTTATTGTCTCATGTTGAATTTTTTATAAAATGAGTATTGGAATGAAAGTAAAAAAAGAAAAAGTTTTACTGATAGCTTTTCTAAGTTTTTTAGTATGTGCATTAATTCATTTCTATAGGTCCTTTTTAGGATTAGATAAATCTACTCTTTGCATATTAAGATGTTCTGTCATATCTCTTTTTATATTGTATGCTTTTCTAAAAAAAGATTTAACTACTTGGATCTTAATTTCTATAATCATAGGTATAGAAATAGGGTTAGACTTGCCTAAAATAGCTGTAGAACTGAGATTTTTATCTCAAATTTTCTTGAGATTAATAAAGACTATTATTGCTCCAATACTATTTTCAACTTTAGTTGTTGGAATAGCAAGTCATTCTAACATAAAACAATTAGGTAGTATGGGATGGAAATCCCTATTATATTTTGAAATAGTAACAACCTTAGCTTTATTTATTGGACTTATTGCTATTAATATTTCTCAAGCTGGAGTAGGAATTGTTATGCCTTCTAATATTACAAAACAACAATTGCCAATTGTAGAAAGCAGATCTTGGCAAGATACTATTCTTCATGTTTTTCCTGAGAATTTTATTAAATCTATATATCATGGGGATGTCCTCCCTATAGTAGTTTTTTCTGTAATATTTGGGATATCTATGGTCTTTCTAGAAGAAAAAAAACGAAACCCCATATTGATATTTGCAGAAAGTTTATCAGAAATAATGTTTAAGTTTACTAAAATAATCATGTATTTCGCTCCTATAGGAGTAGGATCTGCAATAGCTTATACTGTTGGTCATATGGGTTTAGATATTTTATATAACCTTTTTCAACTATTATTAACTCTTTATATTGCTTTATTTGCTTTTTTGATAGTAGTTTTATTTCCTATACTTTTGTGGATTAAAATTCCTTTAAAAGGTTTTGTGAAAGCATTGACTGAACCAGTTTCATTAGCATTTGCTACTACAAGTTCTGAGTCTGCTCTTCCTTTACTTATGGAAAATTTAGAAAAATTAGGTGTCCCTAGAAAAATTATTGCTTTTGTTATTCCTACAGGATACAGTTTTAACTTAGATGGAACTACTTTATATCTTTCTTTAGCTACAGTTTTTGTAGCACAAGCATCTGGAATTCCTCTAAGTTTTAGTCAACAAATATTTATAGGTTTGACTTTAATATTAACTAGTAAAGGAGTAGCTGGTGTCCCTAGAGCTTCTCTCGTCATTCTTTTAGCTACTGTTGCAT from Blattabacterium cuenoti encodes:
- the rpsP gene encoding 30S ribosomal protein S16, whose amino-acid sequence is MSVKIRLKRIGKKHKPIYHIVVADSRAPRDGKFIEKLGTYNPHADPPSTVLKMNNAVSWLMKGARPTETVRSIFSKNGVLLKKHLLEGVKKGALTNEESYEKFNIWYKKYKI
- a CDS encoding dicarboxylate/amino acid:cation symporter; translation: MSIGMKVKKEKVLLIAFLSFLVCALIHFYRSFLGLDKSTLCILRCSVISLFILYAFLKKDLTTWILISIIIGIEIGLDLPKIAVELRFLSQIFLRLIKTIIAPILFSTLVVGIASHSNIKQLGSMGWKSLLYFEIVTTLALFIGLIAINISQAGVGIVMPSNITKQQLPIVESRSWQDTILHVFPENFIKSIYHGDVLPIVVFSVIFGISMVFLEEKKRNPILIFAESLSEIMFKFTKIIMYFAPIGVGSAIAYTVGHMGLDILYNLFQLLLTLYIALFAFLIVVLFPILLWIKIPLKGFVKALTEPVSLAFATTSSESALPLLMENLEKLGVPRKIIAFVIPTGYSFNLDGTTLYLSLATVFVAQASGIPLSFSQQIFIGLTLILTSKGVAGVPRASLVILLATVASFGLPTWPILAIIGIDELMDMARTTVNVIGNGLASCVIARSEGEFDDKKMLDYIKNDF